Proteins encoded by one window of Alphaproteobacteria bacterium SS10:
- a CDS encoding PaaI family thioesterase, with protein sequence MAEDGLTFLKRALDPDSPKPPVFDLLEIQFDMIEAGKVEVSMLVREYQYNPIGTVHGGIAATLLDTAVACCIHTTLGADEVYTTLELKVNYVRGITSKLTRVRAIGNIIHRGRRMATSEAKLFGDDDKLYAHANTTCMIMPAPGAAASKG encoded by the coding sequence ATGGCTGAGGATGGCCTGACTTTCCTTAAGCGCGCGTTGGATCCGGATAGCCCGAAGCCGCCAGTCTTCGATCTATTGGAGATACAGTTCGATATGATTGAGGCTGGTAAGGTTGAAGTCTCAATGCTAGTGCGGGAGTACCAGTACAACCCGATTGGCACCGTCCATGGCGGGATCGCCGCCACGCTTCTGGACACGGCAGTAGCTTGCTGTATCCACACAACCCTTGGCGCCGATGAGGTCTATACAACGCTTGAGCTGAAGGTGAATTATGTGCGGGGTATCACATCAAAACTGACCCGCGTTCGGGCCATTGGCAATATAATCCATCGGGGCCGCCGCATGGCGACATCTGAGGCAAAGCTGTTTGGTGATGATGACAAGCTTTATGCCCATGCCAACACCACCTGCATGATCATGCCTGCCCCTGGCGCGGCAGCATCTAAGGGCTAG